In one window of Chryseobacterium sp. JV274 DNA:
- a CDS encoding sulfate adenylyltransferase subunit 1 has translation MDILRFITAGSVDDGKSTLIGRLLYDSKSILQDQLEVLEKHSKNKNEDGVDLALLTDGLRAEREQGITIDVAYRYFSTAKRKFIIADAPGHVQYTRNMITGASNSDLMVILIDARKGVIEQTRRHSIIASLLQLKKVAVAINKMDMVDYSEEVFESIKSEYSKIAENLGLNDVSYFPISALKGDNIVSTSTRTEWYEGNSLLEYLEEVTLNEEKNNGNRFQVQYVIRPQTEELHDYRGYAGQILSGKFTKGDKIHILPADLITEITKIEINGIEKEEAFEGQPAVIHLAHDVDVSRGDIFVTEEHIPAVEKDLEVLLCWLDQKPLQPGNKYLLQQNSRLIKAVVKEVDYKINVNTLIQEQVDSEIKLNEIVKVTLRTAQPLVYDSFTHNKTTGSAILVDETSNSTVAACIIQ, from the coding sequence ATGGATATATTAAGATTTATAACAGCAGGAAGCGTAGATGACGGAAAAAGTACCCTTATCGGCAGACTGCTTTACGATAGCAAAAGTATTTTACAGGATCAGTTGGAAGTCCTTGAAAAACATTCTAAAAACAAAAATGAAGATGGGGTAGACCTTGCTCTTCTAACAGATGGTTTGCGTGCAGAAAGAGAACAGGGAATCACAATTGATGTTGCCTACCGCTATTTTTCGACCGCAAAAAGGAAATTTATCATTGCTGATGCTCCCGGGCATGTGCAATATACCCGTAATATGATTACGGGAGCATCTAACTCTGACCTGATGGTTATTCTAATCGATGCACGAAAAGGAGTGATTGAACAAACCAGAAGACATTCTATCATCGCTTCTTTACTACAATTAAAGAAAGTTGCGGTAGCCATTAATAAAATGGATATGGTGGATTATTCTGAAGAAGTTTTTGAATCTATAAAATCTGAATATTCAAAAATTGCAGAAAATCTTGGATTAAACGATGTCAGTTATTTTCCTATTTCTGCACTGAAAGGAGATAATATTGTTTCAACATCCACCAGAACAGAATGGTATGAAGGAAATTCCCTTCTGGAATATCTTGAAGAAGTAACTTTAAATGAAGAAAAGAATAATGGAAACCGTTTTCAGGTTCAGTATGTGATTCGTCCTCAGACTGAAGAACTGCATGACTACAGAGGGTATGCCGGACAAATATTAAGTGGAAAATTCACAAAAGGAGACAAAATTCATATTCTTCCGGCAGATCTGATCACTGAAATCACTAAGATTGAGATCAATGGCATTGAAAAAGAAGAAGCCTTTGAAGGTCAGCCAGCCGTTATTCATCTTGCTCATGATGTGGATGTCAGCAGAGGAGATATTTTTGTGACAGAAGAACATATTCCTGCAGTTGAAAAAGATCTTGAAGTTCTGTTATGCTGGCTTGATCAGAAACCGTTGCAGCCAGGAAATAAATACCTTCTGCAACAAAACAGCAGACTTATAAAAGCAGTTGTAAAAGAGGTAGATTACAAAATCAATGTCAATACCCTGATTCAAGAACAGGTAGACAGCGAAATTAAACTGAATGAAATTGTAAAAGTTACGCTGCGAACAGCACAGCCTCTGGTTTACGACAGCTTTACCCATAATAAAACTACGGGCTCTGCCATTTTGGTGGATGAAACGTCCAATTCAACGGTAGCAGCCTGTATAATTCAATAG
- the epsC gene encoding serine O-acetyltransferase EpsC — protein sequence MAISDHLTQRIHQTKQNSIHGFFDKIKTKRWVKDLYETLFLPQNDNSEDQLKRNFETLRETLSEQINTVTGDQDSTEKQVNHFFESLPGLYDQLVLDAKSIVEFDPAADSLEEVYLAYPGFFATYVYRISHQLWTQEVKILPRVISEYAHSKTGIDIHPGAAIGKSFFIDHGTGIVIGETTVIGNNVKIYQGVTLGALNVSKEKAHQKRHPNIEDDVIIYSGATILGGETTIGRESIIGGNVWITQDVPANSLVYHKSEIKIKDNTSLPESLTFVI from the coding sequence ATGGCAATTTCCGATCATTTAACACAACGAATTCATCAGACTAAACAAAATAGTATTCATGGATTCTTTGATAAGATAAAGACAAAAAGATGGGTGAAGGATTTGTATGAAACACTTTTCCTTCCTCAGAATGACAATAGTGAAGACCAGCTTAAAAGAAATTTTGAAACACTGAGGGAAACTCTTTCTGAACAGATCAATACCGTAACAGGAGATCAGGACAGTACTGAAAAACAGGTTAATCACTTTTTTGAATCTCTGCCTGGCCTTTATGATCAGTTGGTTTTGGATGCAAAATCTATCGTGGAATTTGATCCTGCAGCCGATTCTCTTGAAGAAGTATATCTGGCATATCCCGGCTTTTTCGCCACATATGTCTATCGTATTTCCCACCAGCTTTGGACTCAGGAAGTGAAAATTTTACCACGTGTCATTTCAGAGTATGCTCACAGCAAAACAGGAATTGATATTCACCCGGGAGCAGCCATTGGAAAGTCCTTTTTTATTGATCATGGGACAGGAATTGTGATCGGAGAAACAACTGTTATCGGAAATAATGTCAAAATCTATCAGGGAGTAACCCTTGGAGCCTTAAATGTTTCCAAAGAAAAAGCCCATCAGAAAAGACACCCCAATATTGAAGATGATGTGATTATCTATTCGGGAGCCACTATTCTGGGAGGTGAAACTACGATAGGAAGAGAGAGTATTATAGGAGGAAATGTCTGGATTACACAGGATGTTCCTGCCAATTCTCTGGTCTATCACAAAAGCGAAATAAAAATAAAGGATAATACTTCATTACCGGAATCATTAACCTTTGTGATTTAA
- the cysK gene encoding cysteine synthase A, whose amino-acid sequence MRFQNALETIGNTPVVKINTLFNSDHEIWIKLEKSNPGGSIKDRIALAMIEDAEAKGLLNKDSTIIEPTSGNTGIGLALVAAVKGYKLVLVMPESMSIERRKIMEAYGAEFVLTPREKGMKGAIEKANELAEETPNSWIPRQFDNPANVKVHVETTAQEILKDFPDGLDYIITGVGTGGHITGIAKTVKEKYPDVKVIAVEPELSPVLSGGSPAPHPLQGLGAGFVPSILDITLLDGVIKVGKEEAYEYALNAAKKEGLFVGVSTGAALAAIAKHLPEIQSTAKILTINYDTGERYLSVEGLF is encoded by the coding sequence ATGAGATTTCAGAACGCATTAGAAACGATTGGAAATACTCCCGTCGTAAAAATCAATACACTATTCAATTCAGACCATGAAATCTGGATTAAACTTGAAAAAAGCAACCCTGGCGGAAGCATTAAAGACAGAATTGCATTAGCAATGATTGAAGATGCAGAAGCAAAAGGATTATTAAATAAAGACAGCACCATTATAGAACCTACCAGCGGAAATACAGGAATAGGACTCGCTTTGGTTGCTGCCGTAAAAGGATACAAACTAGTCCTTGTAATGCCGGAAAGCATGAGTATAGAACGCCGTAAAATCATGGAAGCTTACGGAGCTGAATTCGTACTTACCCCAAGAGAAAAGGGAATGAAAGGCGCCATTGAAAAGGCTAATGAACTTGCTGAAGAAACTCCAAATTCTTGGATTCCAAGACAGTTTGATAATCCTGCCAATGTAAAAGTACATGTAGAAACTACTGCTCAGGAAATTTTAAAAGACTTCCCGGACGGGCTTGATTATATCATTACAGGAGTAGGAACGGGAGGACACATCACCGGAATTGCAAAAACAGTAAAGGAAAAATATCCTGACGTAAAAGTGATTGCAGTAGAACCGGAATTATCTCCCGTATTGAGCGGAGGAAGTCCTGCCCCACACCCATTACAGGGACTTGGAGCCGGTTTTGTTCCTTCTATCCTGGATATTACCCTTTTAGACGGAGTGATCAAAGTAGGCAAGGAGGAAGCCTATGAGTATGCCCTTAATGCCGCTAAAAAAGAAGGCCTTTTTGTAGGAGTTTCTACAGGAGCCGCTTTAGCAGCAATTGCAAAACATTTACCGGAAATACAATCTACCGCTAAAATCCTTACCATCAATTACGATACCGGAGAGAGATATCTATCCGTAGAAGGACTTTTCTAA
- the cobA gene encoding uroporphyrinogen-III C-methyltransferase yields MKTNIKSPKVFLIGAGPGNPELITVKAVKAIAEADVILCDRLVSPEILETYVSKNTEIIYVGKECSKNASTPQSHINTLMVEYALQNKTIVRLKGGDVSIFSNILDELQALKQNHIPYEIIPGITAALGAAAFAGMPLTARGYSTSVRFLTYYKSEIVSEDYWKELALTNDTLVFYMSKGNLTSLVEKLKQLGISNDKKIAVIEQATTPYQKVYTSSFDDFNEKFGDKTFASPSLVVVGKIVNLHEEFSWLENAEQEGLYFKSVENGSLIPTTQNFFEYAV; encoded by the coding sequence ATGAAAACAAATATAAAATCACCAAAGGTCTTCCTTATCGGTGCAGGGCCCGGCAACCCTGAACTGATCACTGTAAAAGCAGTAAAAGCTATCGCAGAAGCGGACGTCATTTTATGTGACCGCCTTGTAAGCCCCGAGATTCTGGAAACCTATGTCAGTAAAAACACAGAAATCATCTATGTAGGGAAAGAATGCAGTAAAAATGCTTCCACACCGCAGTCACATATCAATACTTTGATGGTAGAATATGCTCTTCAGAATAAGACCATTGTAAGACTGAAAGGAGGGGATGTTTCTATATTCTCCAATATCCTGGATGAATTGCAGGCTTTAAAACAGAATCATATTCCTTACGAAATCATTCCCGGAATTACGGCGGCATTGGGAGCGGCAGCGTTTGCAGGGATGCCTTTAACAGCAAGAGGATACTCCACATCAGTACGTTTTCTGACCTATTATAAATCAGAGATTGTGAGTGAAGACTACTGGAAAGAGCTTGCTTTGACTAATGATACTCTTGTTTTCTACATGTCAAAAGGAAACCTTACCTCTCTTGTGGAAAAATTGAAACAGCTGGGGATTTCAAATGATAAAAAAATTGCAGTCATTGAGCAGGCTACAACTCCATATCAAAAGGTGTACACCTCATCGTTTGATGATTTTAATGAAAAATTCGGAGACAAAACCTTTGCATCCCCTTCATTGGTGGTGGTGGGTAAGATTGTCAATCTTCATGAAGAGTTTTCATGGCTTGAAAATGCTGAGCAGGAAGGTCTTTATTTTAAATCAGTGGAAAACGGAAGTCTAATCCCTACAACTCAAAATTTCTTTGAATATGCTGTCTGA
- a CDS encoding sulfite reductase flavoprotein subunit alpha, producing MLSETKLNVLKQISGDLSRDEAIWASGYLAGIAGGSSLTAVLPPQQINNNTQNAVKKITLAYGTETGNSKKLATALAGIVKKKGLQVKLADLSQYKPKDLAKEEFFFVIISTQGEGEPPALAKKFYDYIYENEINLSGLKFGVLALGDSSYPLFCQTGEDVDSRFEILGAQRIIPLKKCDIDYEQEASHWIEHVFETVNKNTDQSAENISAPKVSAGRKKYRGKVSAIINLNDITSEKETYHIEIETDEALSYRPGAALGVIPFNSKEVVHEIITLTGIDPQKQVETSKVTAAVEELLHKRLNISYLLKSVVAQYAKITGHSIPEVRLSLLDLLRIYPVKTADEFEEIIQILTPQAPRLYSISSSLEAHGDTEIHITVARSEFFIDHQKHNGLCSGFLSEFKEEEDIEFYIQEAGHFKLPEADKDIIMIGPGTGIAPFRSFLWERDATGAEGRNWLFFGDRNFVSDFLYQAELQDFLKTGSLTHLDLAFSRDTAEKVYVQHRLEQKAQEVFYWLEGGASVYICGAKEPMGRDVEQTLLNIIQKEGKRSKEDAVIYLEEMELSGRYAKDVY from the coding sequence ATGCTGTCTGAAACTAAATTAAATGTATTAAAACAAATCTCCGGAGACCTCTCCAGGGATGAAGCCATCTGGGCAAGCGGATATCTTGCAGGTATTGCCGGAGGATCTTCATTGACCGCTGTACTGCCACCACAGCAAATCAATAATAACACTCAAAATGCCGTAAAGAAAATAACTCTGGCTTACGGTACAGAAACCGGAAACAGCAAAAAACTGGCTACAGCTCTGGCAGGTATAGTCAAGAAAAAAGGACTTCAGGTAAAACTGGCTGACCTTTCCCAATACAAACCTAAAGATCTTGCGAAAGAAGAATTCTTTTTTGTAATCATCAGCACTCAGGGAGAAGGTGAGCCGCCCGCTCTCGCCAAAAAATTCTACGATTATATTTATGAAAATGAAATTAATCTCAGTGGACTTAAATTCGGAGTACTGGCTTTGGGAGACAGCAGTTATCCTCTGTTCTGCCAAACCGGAGAAGATGTAGATTCACGTTTTGAAATATTAGGGGCACAGCGTATTATTCCATTAAAGAAATGTGATATTGATTACGAACAGGAAGCCTCTCATTGGATAGAGCATGTATTTGAAACAGTCAATAAAAATACTGATCAAAGTGCTGAAAATATATCAGCTCCAAAAGTTTCTGCAGGCAGAAAGAAATACCGGGGGAAAGTTTCAGCCATCATCAATCTGAATGATATTACGTCTGAAAAAGAAACCTATCATATTGAAATTGAAACAGATGAAGCTCTTTCATATCGGCCCGGTGCCGCATTGGGAGTGATTCCTTTCAATTCAAAAGAAGTAGTACACGAAATCATTACTCTCACAGGAATAGATCCTCAAAAACAGGTAGAAACGTCGAAAGTTACAGCTGCTGTTGAAGAACTACTTCACAAACGTCTTAACATCAGTTATTTACTTAAATCTGTAGTAGCTCAGTATGCGAAAATAACAGGACATTCGATCCCGGAAGTCAGATTAAGTCTTCTTGATCTCCTTAGAATTTATCCGGTAAAAACTGCGGATGAATTTGAAGAAATCATACAGATATTAACCCCTCAGGCACCGCGCCTGTATTCTATTTCGTCTTCTCTGGAAGCTCATGGTGATACGGAAATTCACATTACCGTTGCCAGATCAGAATTCTTTATTGACCATCAGAAACATAACGGATTATGCAGTGGTTTTCTGAGTGAATTCAAAGAAGAAGAAGATATTGAGTTTTATATCCAGGAAGCAGGACATTTTAAACTTCCGGAAGCCGATAAAGACATCATCATGATTGGTCCGGGAACTGGTATTGCTCCTTTCAGATCTTTCCTTTGGGAACGTGATGCAACTGGTGCAGAAGGAAGAAACTGGCTGTTTTTCGGGGACAGAAATTTCGTGTCAGATTTCCTTTATCAGGCTGAGCTTCAGGATTTCCTTAAAACAGGCAGTCTGACCCATTTAGATTTGGCTTTTTCCAGAGATACAGCTGAGAAAGTATATGTTCAGCACAGGTTGGAGCAAAAAGCTCAGGAAGTATTCTACTGGCTGGAAGGCGGAGCTTCTGTATATATATGCGGAGCTAAAGAGCCGATGGGAAGAGATGTAGAACAAACACTCCTGAACATTATTCAGAAGGAAGGAAAACGAAGCAAAGAAGATGCTGTAATCTATCTGGAAGAAATGGAACTTAGCGGCAGATATGCCAAAGATGTTTATTAA